In the genome of Rhodoferax fermentans, one region contains:
- the ruvX gene encoding Holliday junction resolvase RuvX, with the protein MALAQTDQAPVATAFVAPGLMTFLALDFGVKRTGFAVGNRLMRTAQPQGTITAEGDARFVKIAAQLKTWQPDALVVGVPFHPDGAAHENTAKARRFARQLHGRFKLPVFEVDERYTTTEARSDGARDADAAAACIILEQFLRNLPP; encoded by the coding sequence ATGGCTCTAGCCCAGACAGATCAAGCCCCAGTAGCTACCGCCTTTGTAGCGCCTGGCTTGATGACCTTTCTGGCGCTGGACTTTGGTGTCAAACGAACAGGTTTTGCCGTGGGCAACCGCTTGATGCGCACCGCCCAGCCACAAGGCACGATCACCGCCGAAGGTGATGCGCGTTTTGTCAAGATTGCCGCCCAACTCAAAACCTGGCAGCCCGACGCGCTGGTGGTCGGTGTGCCATTTCACCCGGACGGCGCCGCGCATGAAAACACAGCGAAAGCAAGACGTTTTGCCCGGCAATTACACGGCCGCTTCAAGCTGCCGGTGTTTGAGGTGGACGAGCGTTACACCACCACCGAGGCGCGTTCTGATGGCGCCCGTGATGCCGACGCCGCAGCCGCCTGCATCATCCTGGAACAGTTTTTAAGGAATCTCCCCCCATGA
- the pyrR gene encoding bifunctional pyr operon transcriptional regulator/uracil phosphoribosyltransferase PyrR: MSMLELDAEALYGDLLASVKTVFKPGMRLMGITSGGAWLAQRLQQDLGLNEPIGVISSAMHRDDYASRGMTTAAQTKIPFDVNGAHILLLDDVLFTGRTIRAVVNELFDFGRPASIKLAVLVDRGGRELPISPDIYAARIHLAANQSLSLARDDSGRFSFNVKVR; this comes from the coding sequence ATGAGCATGCTCGAACTCGATGCCGAAGCCCTCTACGGCGACTTGCTGGCCAGTGTCAAAACCGTTTTTAAACCCGGCATGCGCCTGATGGGCATCACCTCGGGCGGTGCCTGGCTCGCGCAGCGCCTGCAGCAAGACCTGGGCTTGAATGAGCCGATTGGTGTGATCTCCTCGGCCATGCACCGAGACGACTACGCCAGCCGGGGCATGACCACCGCGGCCCAGACCAAGATCCCGTTTGATGTGAATGGCGCCCACATCCTGCTGCTCGACGACGTGTTGTTCACCGGGCGCACCATCCGCGCCGTGGTCAACGAGTTGTTCGACTTTGGCCGTCCGGCCAGCATCAAACTGGCGGTGCTGGTGGACCGGGGTGGGCGCGAGCTGCCGATTTCGCCCGACATTTACGCCGCGCGTATCCACCTGGCGGCCAACCAGTCGCTGAGCCTGGCGCGCGACGATTCAGGCCGTTTCAGTTTCAACGTGAAGGTCCGCTGA
- a CDS encoding YqgE/AlgH family protein: MSSDSASTNLTNHFLIAMPGLEDPLFARSVVYLCEHSERGALGLVINKPCDISLKGLFDKVELPLMRPDLSDDPVFLGGPVQTERGFVLHEAIFKDADKPADPVYSSTMIIPGGLEMTTSRDVLEAISSGSGPRKVMVSLGYSAWGEGQLESELIDNSWLTVEADVRVIFDTPIDQRYEQALQLLGLQAWMLTPDAGHA, encoded by the coding sequence ATGTCCTCTGATTCTGCCTCCACCAACCTGACGAATCACTTTCTGATCGCCATGCCTGGGCTGGAGGACCCGCTGTTTGCGCGCAGTGTCGTCTATTTGTGTGAACACAGCGAACGCGGTGCTTTGGGGCTGGTGATCAACAAACCCTGCGACATCTCGCTCAAGGGCCTGTTTGACAAGGTCGAGCTGCCGCTGATGCGCCCCGACCTCAGTGACGACCCGGTGTTTTTGGGCGGCCCGGTGCAGACCGAGCGTGGTTTTGTGCTGCACGAGGCGATTTTCAAAGACGCGGACAAACCCGCCGACCCGGTCTATTCCTCCACCATGATCATTCCCGGCGGTCTGGAGATGACCACTTCGCGTGATGTGCTGGAGGCCATTTCCTCGGGCTCTGGCCCACGCAAGGTGATGGTGTCGCTGGGCTACTCGGCCTGGGGCGAGGGGCAGCTCGAATCTGAACTGATCGACAACAGCTGGCTCACCGTGGAAGCCGATGTGCGGGTGATTTTTGACACCCCGATTGACCAGCGTTACGAACAAGCCCTGCAACTGCTGGGCCTGCAAGCCTGGATGCTGACGCCCGATGCTGGCCATGCCTGA
- a CDS encoding cryptochrome/photolyase family protein has translation MNTSHEYETGLMWFRRDLRSSDNATLHAALTRCRQLHCVFVFDQAILEPLPRVDRRVEFIRESLVELDEALRLLSKRPDAGLIVCHAVASDEIPRLARQLQVQAVFAGNDYEPQAIERDTVVANALQADGIALLTCKDHVIFERREILTQSGGVYGVFTPYKNNWLSRLAPEHLVDHNVNTLGNRLAPRPPEFQTPVPTLADIGFEPSNLGQLKIPTGMSGGARLFEDFFERMDRYDRTRDFPAIKGPSYLSVHLRFGTVSLRRLVTIAWQRQLAGSAGAAVWLSELVWRDFYVAILANFPHVATQAFKPEYDAISWETGPEAEALFAAWCAGRTGYPLVDAAMAQLNQTGYMHNRLRMVVGSFLVKDLGLDWRWGEAYFAKHLNDFDLSANNGGWQWVASSGCDAQPYFRIFNPISQSEKFDPEGKFIRRYLPQLAALSNKAIHAPWLAKPLELQAAGLSLGGNYPQPLVQHDAARAQTLLRYAVVKKAPSA, from the coding sequence ATGAACACAAGCCACGAATACGAGACCGGATTGATGTGGTTCCGGCGCGATTTGCGCAGCAGCGACAACGCCACACTGCATGCAGCCTTGACCCGCTGCCGCCAGTTGCACTGCGTGTTTGTTTTTGACCAGGCCATTCTGGAGCCCCTGCCACGGGTTGACCGGCGCGTGGAATTCATCCGCGAATCCTTGGTGGAACTGGATGAGGCGCTACGGCTTTTGAGCAAACGTCCAGATGCTGGCCTGATCGTGTGCCACGCAGTGGCCAGTGATGAGATTCCCCGACTAGCGCGCCAGCTCCAGGTCCAGGCCGTGTTCGCCGGGAATGACTACGAACCACAAGCCATCGAACGCGACACGGTTGTCGCCAACGCACTGCAAGCTGATGGCATCGCGTTGCTTACCTGCAAGGACCATGTGATTTTTGAGCGCCGCGAGATCCTGACGCAAAGCGGCGGCGTCTACGGCGTGTTCACCCCGTACAAGAACAACTGGCTCTCGCGTCTGGCCCCCGAACACCTGGTGGACCACAATGTCAACACGCTGGGAAACCGCTTGGCGCCACGACCACCCGAGTTTCAGACACCGGTTCCGACTCTGGCCGACATCGGTTTTGAGCCCAGCAACCTGGGGCAGCTCAAGATCCCAACCGGCATGTCCGGCGGCGCACGCCTGTTTGAGGACTTCTTCGAGCGCATGGACCGATATGACCGCACCCGCGATTTCCCGGCCATCAAGGGGCCGAGTTACCTGAGTGTGCACCTGCGTTTTGGCACGGTGTCACTGCGCCGCCTGGTGACTATTGCCTGGCAACGCCAGCTGGCGGGCAGCGCGGGCGCTGCGGTGTGGCTCAGCGAACTGGTCTGGCGCGACTTTTATGTGGCCATCCTGGCCAATTTCCCCCATGTGGCCACCCAAGCCTTCAAACCCGAATATGACGCGATTTCTTGGGAGACTGGCCCCGAGGCCGAGGCCCTGTTCGCCGCCTGGTGTGCCGGTCGCACCGGCTACCCGCTGGTGGACGCGGCCATGGCACAGCTCAATCAGACCGGCTACATGCACAACCGCCTGCGCATGGTGGTGGGCAGCTTCCTGGTGAAAGACTTAGGGCTTGACTGGCGCTGGGGTGAAGCCTACTTTGCCAAACACCTCAATGACTTTGATTTAAGCGCCAACAACGGCGGCTGGCAGTGGGTGGCCTCCAGCGGCTGTGATGCGCAACCCTACTTTCGCATCTTCAACCCCATCAGCCAGAGTGAAAAATTTGACCCCGAGGGCAAGTTCATCCGGCGCTACCTGCCGCAACTGGCGGCCTTATCGAACAAAGCCATCCATGCCCCCTGGCTCGCCAAACCGCTGGAGTTGCAGGCCGCAGGCCTCAGCCTGGGTGGCAACTACCCGCAACCACTGGTGCAACACGACGCGGCGCGGGCCCAAACCCTGCTCCGATATGCGGTGGTGAAAAAAGCCCCAAGCGCTTGA
- a CDS encoding aspartate carbamoyltransferase catalytic subunit — translation MLYKNNPQLNKHGELIHLLSTEGLPKSVLTHVLDTATNFVSVGDREVKKVPLLRGKSVFNLFFENSTRTRTTFEIAAKRLSADVINLDIAKSSASKGESLLDTIANLSAMAADIFVVRHSESGAPYLIAQHVAPHVHVVNAGDGRHAHPTQGLLDMYTIRHYKKDFSNLTVAIVGDVLHSRVARSDIHALTTLGCAEVRVVGPKTLVPSDMAQMGVRVCHTLEEGIKGCDVIIMLRLQNERMSGALLPSSQEFFKSFGLTPEKLQLAKSDAIVMHPGPINRGVEIDSAVVDGAHSVILPQVTFGIAVRMAVMSIVAGNEP, via the coding sequence ATGCTGTACAAAAACAACCCACAACTCAACAAACACGGCGAGCTGATCCACCTGCTGTCCACCGAGGGACTGCCCAAAAGTGTGCTGACCCATGTGCTCGATACCGCCACCAATTTCGTCTCGGTGGGTGACCGCGAGGTGAAAAAGGTGCCGCTGTTGCGTGGCAAAAGTGTCTTCAACCTGTTCTTTGAGAACTCTACCCGCACCCGCACCACCTTCGAGATTGCCGCCAAACGCCTGAGCGCCGACGTGATCAACCTCGACATTGCCAAGTCGTCTGCCTCCAAGGGCGAGTCGCTGCTCGACACCATCGCGAATCTTTCCGCGATGGCCGCCGATATTTTTGTGGTGCGCCACAGCGAGTCCGGTGCGCCGTATCTGATCGCCCAGCATGTGGCGCCGCATGTGCATGTGGTCAACGCTGGCGACGGCCGCCACGCGCACCCAACCCAGGGTCTGCTGGACATGTACACCATCCGGCACTACAAAAAAGACTTTTCCAACCTGACTGTGGCCATTGTGGGTGACGTGTTGCATTCACGGGTGGCGCGCTCCGACATCCATGCACTCACCACCCTGGGCTGCGCCGAGGTGCGCGTGGTCGGCCCCAAAACCCTGGTGCCCAGCGACATGGCACAAATGGGTGTGCGCGTCTGCCACACGCTTGAAGAAGGCATCAAGGGCTGCGACGTGATCATCATGCTGCGCCTGCAAAACGAGCGCATGAGTGGTGCACTGCTGCCGTCCAGCCAGGAGTTTTTCAAGAGTTTTGGCCTGACGCCCGAGAAGTTACAACTGGCCAAGAGTGATGCCATCGTGATGCACCCCGGCCCGATCAACCGTGGCGTCGAGATCGACTCGGCGGTGGTCGATGGCGCACACAGTGTGATTCTGCCGCAGGTCACCTTTGGTATTGCGGTGCGTATGGCGGTCATGAGCATCGTGGCCGGCAACGAGCCCTGA
- a CDS encoding Hpt domain-containing protein, whose product MLAVATPTDIRHLEPDLGPLAWVLDELRKSLDGATQALRRFVRDAELSRGSDLAALDASHLRIARQQLHQAVGALEMVGLEAPATMLRAMEALVQKFVQRPEFCSDDAAQRVERASFALTDYLEGVLKGKPLSSVALFPQYREVLALTGDERIHPADLWAHDWHWVDVPVPAAVVPLAYDAVARSRIDGLILNVVKAAHVPSALAMRDISLGFAAAQKQLNSRTWWMVCAAYFEAVGYQLCASDVYEKRAATHVLLQYRTLARGEPEISERLARDLLFFCAQAAPLSAGQTPALQAVHLAWGFAAPVRVDYETPQFGLFDPVVLAQARKRVAAAAETWSSLSGGDVSRIKTAADQFALVADSVVKLHPDNRELAAALLRALDSVTRSGAAPDVSLAMEVATSVLYLESAYEELDPDSAQTVARGNRLAQRLDHVNTGGQPEPMDSWMEELYRRVSDRQVMGSVVDELRSTLGEVESALDTFFRQPADTLPLHQVPGRLAQMRGVFSVLGLDQAALASLRMRDSVERFLISGETSPQDHTADFDKLGNSLGALGFLVDMLSYQRELAKKLFVYDEVSGEFRSVMGRQTQAADEPSAPLLVPTPAALPASPAPTPPEPTPAAPVVAPLEDLAAKAAAPMVDDVDDDAELRDIFLEEAQEVIETGLGAVLALHNDPAAMDQQTSLRRAFHTLKGSARMVGLTEFGEAAWAMEQLLNAWLPQQLPASPELVHLAHQALQGFGQWINDIAGHNDPAWSAAPFRSAADSLRVDGIATELLLHGSAVQAPVPAPDAAPHELAEPDVLDYLLPPVVTPMEPPVVDEEPVAAEELTDAATPAKQDFSETQLVDFSETLLSNFADFSEDQPEVPEDPLASLGVPLDDVLAPAESAPDSEDPITLMLPDTHAEPAVAEAEAEAEADVVLPDPVDQGMLPPEPAEEQVKVIGTLRIGIPLYNVYLNEADEWSRRLLTELTEWSMELAQPVPDSAIGLAHSLAGSSATVGFLALSELARALEHALEHTHLGDRGQPEHAQLFVDAAEDIRRLLHQFAAGFLKQPDPEVLAALKSVLDSDLSQPVSPLSWLDEEPPELDLDFDDVLAPSDADLLAQPPEQAPVSEIDLGDIDFEVAEPEPSLPSLPSLPELPELPELPELPVAASDGVSEVLDTLDVDLFSVFEEEALELLPQLSGALRQWSLRPDNLGARQEVLRVLHTLKGSARLAGAMGLGEMAHRMESAVELIDAETAHTSQVTPLLAQLDAITQRFEALRATPLSELVLPELAPTMAVEQGSALDDESDPSAAPAVRDLSPSLAGLTPLTAPPLRRASNQTIRVKAQLIDHMVDQAGEVMISRSRLESRLGQLHGSLGELTSNLSRLRGQLRDLELQSESQMQSRMALAKDSEQGFDPLEFDRFTRVQELTRMMAESVHDVATLQRTLQQTVAGVEDDLAAQGRQTRDLQRDLLRTRMVEFDSVAERLHGVVRQASKDVGKAARLEIEGGSLELDRGVLERAVPAFEHILRNAVGHGIEPTAARLAAGKPEVGVITLTVEQQSNDVAVSFADDGVGLDLVRIRDKALAQGLIDADQVLTEAQVAHLVFSSGLSTAPELSEMAGRGIGLDVVRNEVNALGGRVELSTEAGQGSRFKLVLPLTTAVNQVVLLRFGELVMGVPANQIELVRRVPQAVLQAAYQSGRFDYNGQGLAFYWAGALLQTSAASTEPSAKTAPVAVFRSAGQLVALHVDEVLGNQEVVVKNLGPQLSRLPGLVGMSALASGAVVLIYNPVALAGAYGEQAQAYTAAHAGAASAAAETQGVTPSDQVSPASQVPLVLVVDDSITVRRVTQRLLKREGYRVALAADGLQALEQLQLEKPVVVLADIEMPRMDGFDLVRNIRADDRLKDLPVIMITSRIAEKHRDYARALGVDHYLGKPYPEDELLALVRGYCDAGLQVK is encoded by the coding sequence ATGCTAGCTGTTGCAACCCCTACCGACATCCGCCACCTTGAGCCCGATTTGGGGCCGCTGGCCTGGGTGCTCGACGAGTTGCGCAAATCCCTGGATGGCGCCACGCAGGCATTGCGCCGCTTTGTGCGTGATGCCGAACTGTCCCGGGGCTCTGACCTGGCCGCGCTGGACGCCAGCCACCTGCGTATTGCGCGCCAGCAGTTGCATCAGGCGGTGGGTGCACTGGAGATGGTGGGGCTGGAAGCACCCGCCACCATGTTGCGCGCGATGGAAGCGCTGGTGCAGAAATTTGTTCAACGCCCCGAGTTCTGCAGCGACGACGCGGCGCAGCGGGTCGAGCGCGCCAGTTTTGCGCTGACCGACTATCTGGAAGGGGTGCTCAAGGGCAAACCGCTGTCCTCGGTGGCCTTGTTTCCGCAATACCGCGAGGTGTTGGCCTTAACCGGTGACGAACGCATCCATCCTGCAGACCTGTGGGCACATGACTGGCACTGGGTGGATGTGCCGGTGCCCGCCGCTGTTGTGCCGCTGGCTTACGACGCGGTGGCGCGCTCGCGCATTGACGGCCTGATTCTCAACGTGGTGAAGGCCGCGCATGTGCCTTCGGCACTGGCCATGCGCGACATCAGTCTGGGTTTTGCGGCAGCACAAAAACAGCTCAACTCCCGTACCTGGTGGATGGTATGTGCTGCTTATTTTGAAGCAGTCGGGTACCAGCTGTGTGCCAGCGATGTGTATGAAAAACGTGCGGCAACCCATGTGCTGCTGCAATACCGCACGCTGGCGCGGGGTGAGCCCGAAATTTCCGAGCGGCTGGCCCGTGACCTGTTGTTCTTTTGTGCCCAGGCGGCACCGCTGAGCGCTGGGCAGACACCGGCTTTGCAAGCGGTGCATTTGGCCTGGGGCTTTGCCGCACCGGTCCGGGTGGACTACGAGACCCCCCAGTTTGGTCTGTTTGATCCGGTGGTGCTGGCGCAGGCGCGTAAACGCGTGGCCGCTGCGGCAGAAACCTGGTCATCCCTGAGTGGCGGCGATGTCAGCCGGATCAAGACGGCGGCCGACCAGTTTGCCTTGGTGGCCGATTCTGTGGTGAAGTTACACCCCGACAACCGTGAACTGGCCGCCGCTTTGCTGCGTGCGCTTGACAGTGTCACCCGATCCGGTGCCGCGCCCGATGTGTCGCTGGCGATGGAAGTAGCTACCTCCGTGTTGTACCTGGAGTCGGCGTATGAGGAGCTGGACCCGGACAGTGCCCAAACGGTGGCACGCGGCAACCGTCTGGCCCAGCGTCTGGACCATGTCAACACGGGTGGCCAACCCGAGCCGATGGACAGCTGGATGGAAGAGTTGTACCGGCGGGTCAGTGACCGCCAGGTCATGGGCAGTGTGGTCGATGAGTTACGCAGCACCTTGGGTGAGGTGGAGTCTGCGCTGGACACATTTTTCCGCCAGCCTGCGGACACCTTGCCGCTGCACCAGGTGCCGGGGCGGCTGGCGCAGATGCGCGGCGTGTTCTCGGTGCTGGGGCTGGACCAGGCCGCGCTGGCGTCCTTGCGCATGCGCGACAGTGTGGAGCGCTTTCTGATCAGTGGCGAGACCAGCCCCCAGGATCACACGGCAGATTTCGACAAACTTGGCAACAGCCTCGGGGCACTGGGTTTCCTGGTTGACATGCTCAGTTACCAGCGCGAGCTGGCCAAGAAGCTGTTTGTCTACGATGAGGTCAGCGGTGAGTTCCGCTCGGTCATGGGGCGCCAGACGCAGGCTGCGGACGAGCCTTCTGCGCCGCTGTTGGTGCCGACGCCAGCTGCGTTGCCTGCCAGCCCTGCGCCAACCCCACCAGAGCCGACACCGGCAGCGCCGGTTGTGGCGCCCTTGGAAGATCTGGCGGCCAAAGCGGCTGCACCCATGGTGGACGATGTGGATGATGACGCTGAGTTGCGCGACATCTTCCTCGAAGAGGCCCAGGAGGTGATCGAAACCGGGCTGGGCGCGGTGCTGGCTTTGCACAACGACCCGGCCGCGATGGACCAGCAGACCAGCTTGCGGCGTGCTTTCCACACCCTCAAGGGCAGTGCCCGCATGGTAGGCCTGACCGAGTTTGGAGAAGCGGCCTGGGCCATGGAGCAGTTGCTCAATGCCTGGTTGCCACAGCAGTTGCCTGCCAGCCCGGAACTGGTGCACCTGGCCCACCAGGCTTTGCAAGGGTTTGGCCAATGGATCAACGACATCGCGGGCCACAACGACCCTGCCTGGAGTGCCGCGCCGTTTCGCAGCGCGGCCGATAGCCTGCGCGTCGACGGTATCGCGACCGAGTTGTTGCTGCATGGCAGTGCGGTGCAGGCACCGGTGCCCGCGCCGGATGCGGCGCCTCACGAATTGGCTGAGCCCGATGTCCTGGACTATCTGTTGCCGCCCGTGGTCACGCCCATGGAGCCCCCTGTTGTGGATGAGGAGCCGGTGGCCGCAGAGGAGCTGACGGACGCTGCCACCCCGGCGAAGCAGGATTTCAGCGAAACACAGCTGGTGGACTTCAGCGAAACCCTGCTGAGCAACTTTGCAGACTTTTCCGAAGATCAGCCGGAGGTGCCGGAGGACCCGCTGGCATCGCTCGGGGTGCCTCTGGACGATGTGTTGGCACCCGCCGAGTCGGCACCGGACAGCGAAGATCCGATCACCTTGATGTTGCCCGACACCCACGCAGAGCCAGCCGTCGCAGAGGCAGAGGCAGAGGCAGAGGCAGACGTGGTGTTGCCAGACCCTGTTGATCAGGGCATGCTGCCACCGGAGCCGGCTGAAGAACAAGTCAAGGTGATTGGTACTTTGCGGATTGGCATCCCGCTCTACAACGTGTACCTCAACGAGGCCGACGAATGGTCACGCCGTCTGTTGACCGAGCTGACCGAGTGGTCGATGGAGCTGGCGCAGCCGGTGCCCGATTCGGCCATTGGCCTGGCGCACTCGCTCGCAGGCAGCTCGGCCACCGTGGGTTTCCTGGCCCTGTCGGAACTGGCGCGGGCGCTGGAACATGCGCTGGAACACACCCACCTGGGTGATCGTGGTCAGCCTGAACACGCGCAGCTGTTTGTCGACGCGGCCGAGGACATCCGGCGCCTGCTGCACCAGTTTGCGGCGGGTTTCCTCAAACAACCGGACCCAGAGGTCCTGGCTGCCCTGAAGTCGGTGCTCGACAGCGACCTGTCTCAACCGGTTTCGCCACTGTCCTGGCTCGACGAGGAGCCGCCCGAACTGGATCTGGATTTTGACGACGTGTTGGCGCCATCTGACGCTGACCTGCTAGCCCAGCCGCCAGAGCAGGCACCGGTCTCCGAGATCGACCTGGGTGATATCGACTTTGAGGTGGCCGAGCCTGAGCCCTCTCTGCCCTCTCTGCCCTCTCTGCCCGAGCTGCCCGAGCTGCCCGAGCTGCCCGAGCTGCCTGTGGCCGCTTCCGATGGGGTCAGCGAGGTGCTGGATACGCTGGATGTGGACCTGTTCTCGGTGTTTGAAGAAGAGGCCCTGGAACTGTTGCCACAACTCAGTGGTGCGCTGCGGCAGTGGAGTTTGCGCCCCGACAACCTCGGTGCCCGCCAGGAGGTCTTGCGCGTTTTGCACACCCTCAAGGGCAGTGCCCGGCTCGCCGGGGCGATGGGCCTGGGCGAGATGGCACACCGCATGGAGTCGGCGGTTGAACTGATCGATGCCGAGACCGCACACACCAGCCAGGTGACACCCTTACTGGCGCAACTCGATGCCATCACCCAGCGTTTTGAGGCCTTGCGCGCCACACCATTGTCCGAGCTGGTGTTGCCGGAGCTGGCGCCCACCATGGCGGTTGAACAGGGGTCGGCGCTGGATGATGAGTCCGACCCGTCGGCTGCGCCTGCTGTCCGTGATCTGTCGCCCTCGCTGGCGGGCCTGACGCCCTTGACCGCGCCGCCACTGCGCCGCGCCTCCAACCAGACCATCCGGGTCAAGGCCCAGCTGATCGACCACATGGTGGACCAGGCCGGTGAGGTGATGATCTCGCGCTCTCGGCTGGAGTCGCGCCTGGGCCAGTTGCATGGCTCGCTGGGGGAACTGACCAGCAACTTGTCGCGCCTGCGTGGGCAGTTGCGCGACCTGGAGCTGCAGTCCGAGTCACAGATGCAGTCGCGCATGGCGCTGGCCAAGGACTCCGAGCAGGGTTTTGATCCGCTCGAATTCGACCGCTTCACCCGGGTGCAGGAGCTCACCCGCATGATGGCCGAGTCGGTGCACGACGTGGCCACTTTGCAGCGCACGCTGCAGCAAACGGTGGCCGGTGTTGAAGACGACTTGGCCGCGCAGGGTCGGCAGACGCGTGATTTGCAGCGTGATCTGCTGCGCACCCGCATGGTCGAGTTCGACAGTGTGGCCGAGCGCCTGCACGGTGTGGTGCGCCAGGCGTCCAAGGACGTTGGCAAAGCCGCCCGACTGGAGATCGAAGGGGGCTCTCTCGAACTGGACCGTGGTGTGCTGGAGCGCGCCGTACCGGCGTTCGAACACATTCTGCGCAACGCGGTGGGTCATGGCATCGAGCCCACGGCTGCCCGTCTGGCCGCTGGCAAACCCGAAGTCGGAGTCATCACCCTCACGGTGGAGCAGCAAAGCAACGACGTGGCAGTAAGTTTTGCCGATGACGGTGTGGGCCTGGACCTGGTGCGTATCCGTGACAAAGCGCTGGCCCAGGGACTGATCGACGCCGATCAGGTGTTGACCGAGGCCCAGGTGGCCCATTTGGTCTTCAGCTCAGGCCTGTCTACCGCACCCGAGCTCAGCGAGATGGCCGGGCGCGGGATTGGCCTGGACGTGGTGCGCAACGAGGTCAATGCCCTCGGGGGGCGGGTGGAGCTCAGTACCGAGGCCGGTCAGGGCAGCCGTTTCAAGCTGGTGCTGCCCTTGACCACGGCGGTCAACCAGGTGGTGCTGCTGCGTTTTGGCGAACTGGTGATGGGCGTGCCCGCCAACCAGATCGAGCTGGTGCGCCGGGTGCCGCAGGCGGTGCTGCAGGCGGCCTATCAATCGGGGCGCTTTGATTACAACGGTCAGGGATTGGCCTTTTACTGGGCCGGGGCCTTGTTGCAAACCTCTGCCGCCAGTACCGAGCCTTCCGCCAAAACGGCGCCGGTGGCGGTCTTTCGCAGCGCGGGCCAGTTGGTCGCCCTGCATGTGGACGAGGTGCTGGGCAACCAGGAAGTGGTGGTCAAGAACCTCGGGCCACAGTTGTCACGCCTGCCGGGTCTGGTGGGCATGTCGGCACTGGCCTCTGGCGCGGTGGTGCTGATCTACAACCCGGTGGCGCTGGCGGGGGCTTATGGTGAACAGGCGCAGGCTTACACCGCAGCCCATGCGGGTGCTGCTTCAGCTGCTGCCGAGACACAGGGTGTCACGCCGTCTGACCAGGTCTCACCGGCCAGCCAGGTGCCGCTGGTGTTGGTGGTGGATGACTCGATCACTGTGCGGCGTGTCACGCAGCGACTTTTGAAGCGCGAAGGTTACCGGGTGGCCCTGGCCGCCGATGGTCTGCAGGCGTTGGAGCAGCTGCAGCTGGAGAAACCGGTGGTGGTGCTGGCCGACATCGAGATGCCGCGTATGGACGGTTTTGACCTGGTGCGCAACATCCGCGCGGATGACCGGCTCAAAGACCTGCCGGTGATCATGATCACCTCACGCATCGCCGAAAAACACCGCGACTACGCGCGTGCGCTCGGGGTCGATCACTACCTCGGCAAACCCTATCCAGAAGACGAGCTGCTGGCGCTGGTGCGTGGCTATTGTGACGCCGGTTTGCAAGTCAAATAG